The following proteins come from a genomic window of Parambassis ranga chromosome 4, fParRan2.1, whole genome shotgun sequence:
- the LOC114434833 gene encoding RING finger protein 223: protein MVLCEDGECSVCLFPYSRVDRIPRVLHCRHTFCDPCLETMSQTRSGLLTVPCPLCRRVTCIGRGRSLQEALWVNSKMWEQIPEEVEEEEEKEEEENRLTQKPEERMEAKQQPSLQAEWSSRTKLKLPAFFRKFSLTKQQQERIVPGSNVEMKSWRRLSTEETF, encoded by the exons ATGGTTCTTTGTGAGGACGGCGAGtgcagtgtctgtctgtttccttACTCCCGGGTGGACAGGATCCCTCGAGTGCTCCACTGCAGACACACCTTCTGTGACCCCTGCCTGGAGACCATGTCGCAAACCAGGAGTGGGCTGCTCACCGTGCCCTGCCCATTGTGTCGCCGGGTGACCTGCATAGGCCGAGGCCGCAGCCTGCAAGAGGCTCTCTGGGTCAACAGCAAGATGTGGGAGCAGATAccagaggaggtggaagaggaggaggagaaagaagaagaggagaacagACTGACACAAAAACcagaggagaggatggaggctAAGCAGCAGCCATCGTTACAGGCCGAATG GTCCAGCAGAACAAAACTTAAACTGCCAGCGTTCTTCAGGAAGTTCAGCttaacaaagcagcagcaggagaggatcGTCCCAGGCAGCAACGT GGAAATGAAATCCTGGCGGAGGCTTTCTACCGAGGAGACCTTTTAG